From the genome of Streptococcus lutetiensis, one region includes:
- the rnhC gene encoding ribonuclease HIII, which produces MNTIVMKLGKIDLQNLIKTLAGKQVTNNNPYVTFAAKVNGATVLVYTSDKVVFQGNAAQEIASQFGYQASEDTQDTKAGQAMPLIGSDEVGNGSYFGGLAVVASFVTPDDHALLKKLGVDDSKNLTDSKIRQIAPILEEKIKHKALLLSPQKYNQVVGKGKTHNAVSVKVALHNQAIYLLLQDGVKPEKIVIDAFTSRQNYEKYLKNEVNHFDNPLTLEEKAEGKYLAVAVSSIIARNLFLENLDKLSQEVQYKLPSGAGNKSDKVASQILAAYGMPGLEHTAKLHFANTQKAQNLLKK; this is translated from the coding sequence ATGAATACAATTGTTATGAAACTAGGGAAAATTGACTTGCAAAACCTCATTAAAACACTAGCTGGCAAACAAGTTACAAACAATAATCCCTACGTCACTTTTGCCGCAAAAGTAAATGGCGCCACAGTGCTTGTGTACACCTCTGATAAAGTCGTTTTTCAGGGAAATGCTGCACAAGAAATCGCAAGCCAATTTGGCTATCAAGCGTCAGAAGACACACAAGATACTAAGGCTGGTCAAGCCATGCCTTTAATCGGTTCAGATGAAGTCGGCAACGGTTCTTACTTTGGTGGCTTAGCGGTTGTTGCTAGTTTTGTAACTCCTGATGACCATGCACTTCTAAAGAAACTTGGTGTCGATGATTCTAAGAATTTAACAGACAGCAAAATTCGCCAAATCGCCCCAATCTTAGAAGAGAAAATCAAGCATAAGGCTCTGCTATTGTCCCCTCAAAAATACAACCAAGTCGTTGGAAAAGGCAAGACGCATAATGCAGTCTCTGTAAAAGTAGCACTTCACAATCAAGCTATTTATCTGCTACTGCAAGATGGTGTAAAACCTGAAAAAATCGTGATTGACGCTTTTACTAGCCGTCAAAATTACGAAAAATACCTCAAAAACGAGGTAAATCACTTTGACAATCCTTTAACCTTAGAAGAAAAGGCTGAAGGAAAATACTTAGCTGTCGCAGTTAGCTCCATTATCGCCCGTAACCTTTTCTTAGAAAATTTAGATAAACTAAGCCAAGAAGTACAGTACAAACTCCCAAGTGGTGCTGGTAACAAATCTGATAAAGTAGCTAGTCAAATCCTAGCAGCTTACGGCATGCCTGGCTTAGAACACACTGCAAAACTCCACTTTGCAAACACCCAAAAAGCACAAAATTTATTAAAAAAATAA